Proteins co-encoded in one Pseudomonadota bacterium genomic window:
- a CDS encoding PLP-dependent aspartate aminotransferase family protein, protein MSDQSSRGAPQRLATRVIHAGQHPDPVTGAVMPPISLSSTYAQESPGVHKGYEYSRSENPTRMAWERCIADLESGVRGCAFASGLAAIATILELLPAGSHLVASDDLYGGTYRLFDRVRAKTAGLRVTFVDTGDVDAVRAAITPDTRMLWVETPSNPMMRLTDLAALGALARDHDLIAVADNTFATPLIQRPLELGFDIVMHSTTKYLNGHSDIIGGVAVTREQALGDELGFLQFAVGAVASPFDSFLALRGVKTLAVRMRAHNENAAKLADWLHRHPQVPQVFYPGLEDHPQFALAQRQMDGFGGMISLRVEGGFDGAKRMLERLSVFTLAESLGGVESLANHPAIMTHASVPPERRAVLGISDDLVRLSVGVEGVEDLMGDLEQALAS, encoded by the coding sequence ATGAGCGATCAGTCTTCCCGCGGTGCCCCCCAGCGCCTGGCGACACGAGTCATTCACGCCGGCCAGCACCCGGACCCGGTGACCGGCGCCGTCATGCCGCCGATCTCCCTGAGCTCCACCTACGCGCAGGAAAGCCCGGGTGTGCACAAGGGTTACGAGTACTCGCGGTCGGAGAACCCCACGCGCATGGCTTGGGAGCGCTGCATCGCAGACCTCGAGAGCGGTGTCCGCGGTTGCGCCTTCGCTTCGGGGCTGGCGGCGATCGCCACCATCCTCGAGTTGCTGCCGGCCGGCAGCCACCTGGTGGCCAGCGACGATCTCTACGGCGGCACCTACCGCCTCTTCGACCGGGTGCGCGCCAAGACGGCGGGGCTGCGCGTCACCTTCGTCGATACGGGAGACGTGGACGCGGTGCGCGCGGCGATTACGCCGGACACGCGCATGCTCTGGGTGGAAACCCCGAGCAACCCCATGATGCGGCTCACCGACCTCGCCGCCCTCGGCGCCCTGGCCAGGGACCACGACCTGATCGCCGTGGCCGACAACACCTTTGCCACGCCCCTGATCCAGCGCCCTCTGGAGCTGGGCTTCGACATCGTGATGCACTCCACCACCAAGTACCTCAACGGTCACTCGGACATCATCGGCGGCGTCGCCGTGACCCGCGAGCAGGCCCTCGGCGACGAGCTCGGGTTCCTACAGTTCGCGGTGGGGGCAGTGGCTAGTCCCTTCGATAGCTTCCTCGCCTTGCGCGGGGTCAAGACGCTGGCAGTTCGCATGCGGGCCCACAACGAGAACGCGGCCAAGCTTGCCGACTGGCTGCACCGCCATCCCCAGGTGCCGCAGGTGTTCTATCCCGGCTTGGAAGATCACCCCCAGTTCGCCCTGGCCCAGCGCCAGATGGACGGCTTCGGCGGCATGATCAGCCTGCGCGTGGAGGGTGGCTTCGACGGCGCCAAGCGCATGCTCGAACGCTTGTCGGTGTTTACCTTGGCAGAGAGCCTGGGCGGTGTGGAGAGCCTCGCCAATCACCCGGCGATCATGACCCATGCCTCCGTGCCGCCCGAGCGCCGCGCCGTGCTCGGCATCAGCGATGACCTGGTGCGCCTCTCCGTGGGGGTCGAGGGGGTGGAGGATCTAATGGGCGACCTGGAGCAGGCCCTGGCCTCCTAG
- a CDS encoding pyridoxal-phosphate dependent enzyme produces the protein MIYSNVLEMVGNTPLLEVQRLDTGPCRLFLKLELLNPGGSIKDRIGVAMIDAAEARGDIKPGDTIVEATAGNTGIGLALAASQRGYRLVLVIPDKMSQEKIFNLRAMGAEILLTRSDVGRGHPEYYQDLAQSYAQEHGAYYINQFANPDNPTAHEKHTAPEIWEQMGQDLDAVVVGVGTSGTISGMTRFFKRVAPHVKMVLADPRGSILAEYIKTGQIGEKGSWLVEGIGEDFIPDIADLSGIGNAYSISDDESFAAARELLREEGLLAGSSSGTLLAAALKYCREQTEPKRVVAFACDTGNKYLSKLYNDFWMEDQGFIERQTYGDLRDLIGRPHGQRATVTVGPDDVLTTAHNRLRNAGFSQLPVIEGGTLVGVLTEEDIMRYVFGDPGSLRHPVRNAMRTAFAKVEKDFSMNNTVSLLTGVPYVAVTDHDQFLGLITRADMLNYMRKQMNMPEGTELVTPPATGG, from the coding sequence ATGATCTATTCCAACGTGCTCGAGATGGTTGGCAACACGCCCCTGCTCGAAGTTCAGCGCCTGGACACGGGGCCGTGCCGGCTGTTTCTGAAGCTCGAACTGCTCAATCCTGGCGGTTCGATCAAGGATCGCATCGGCGTGGCGATGATCGATGCGGCCGAGGCGCGCGGCGACATCAAGCCCGGCGACACGATCGTCGAGGCCACTGCGGGCAACACGGGTATCGGCCTGGCCCTGGCCGCCTCGCAGCGTGGCTACCGCCTGGTGCTGGTGATCCCCGATAAGATGAGCCAGGAGAAGATCTTCAACCTGCGCGCCATGGGCGCGGAGATCCTGCTCACGCGCTCCGACGTGGGTCGCGGTCATCCCGAGTACTACCAGGATCTCGCCCAGTCCTACGCCCAGGAGCACGGCGCCTACTACATAAATCAATTCGCTAACCCCGACAACCCGACGGCGCACGAGAAGCACACGGCGCCGGAGATCTGGGAGCAGATGGGCCAGGACCTCGACGCGGTGGTGGTCGGCGTGGGCACCTCGGGCACGATCAGCGGCATGACGCGCTTCTTCAAGCGGGTGGCACCCCACGTGAAGATGGTGCTGGCCGATCCGCGCGGGTCGATCCTCGCCGAGTACATCAAGACCGGGCAGATCGGCGAGAAGGGATCCTGGCTGGTCGAGGGTATCGGCGAGGACTTCATTCCCGACATCGCGGATCTGAGCGGTATCGGCAACGCCTACAGCATCAGCGATGACGAGTCCTTCGCCGCCGCCCGCGAGTTGCTGCGCGAAGAGGGTCTGCTCGCCGGCTCGTCCTCGGGCACTCTGTTGGCTGCGGCCCTGAAGTACTGCCGCGAGCAGACCGAGCCGAAGCGCGTGGTGGCCTTTGCCTGCGACACGGGCAACAAGTACCTCTCCAAGCTCTACAACGATTTTTGGATGGAGGATCAGGGGTTCATCGAACGCCAGACCTACGGTGACCTGCGCGACCTGATCGGCCGTCCCCACGGGCAGCGCGCCACCGTGACCGTGGGCCCGGACGACGTGCTCACCACGGCCCACAATCGCCTGCGCAACGCCGGCTTCTCCCAGCTGCCCGTGATCGAGGGCGGCACCCTCGTGGGCGTGCTCACGGAGGAGGACATCATGCGCTACGTGTTCGGCGACCCCGGCAGTCTGCGCCATCCGGTGCGCAACGCCATGCGCACGGCGTTCGCTAAGGTGGAGAAGGACTTCTCCATGAACAACACGGTCTCCCTGCTCACGGGAGTGCCCTACGTGGCGGTCACGGACCACGACCAGTTCCTGGGCCTGATCACCCGCGCCGATATGCTCAACTACATGCGCAAGCAGATGAACATGCCGGAGGGCACGGAACTCGTGACGCCACCCGCCACCGGCGGCTGA
- a CDS encoding BLUF domain-containing protein → MATDLYQLVYVSRSVIEGDEQSYREQIDEILKVSRENNQRDEITGALLCNRRYFAQVLEGGQDVVQDAYERIQCDERHEQTTVLRFRPVPRRDFGEWTMAYEGHDSDALHSFNRLTQESRLKLEELDGLDLVSLLQAHLQAA, encoded by the coding sequence ATGGCTACCGACCTTTATCAGCTCGTCTACGTGAGTCGTAGCGTCATCGAAGGCGACGAGCAGAGCTACCGTGAGCAGATCGATGAGATCCTCAAGGTCTCGCGAGAGAACAACCAGCGCGATGAGATCACCGGCGCTCTGCTGTGCAACCGACGTTACTTCGCGCAGGTGCTGGAGGGCGGCCAGGACGTGGTGCAGGATGCCTACGAACGGATACAGTGCGACGAGCGCCACGAGCAAACGACGGTACTGCGCTTTCGCCCCGTGCCGCGCCGTGACTTCGGCGAGTGGACTATGGCCTACGAAGGACACGACAGCGACGCGTTGCATTCCTTCAACCGCCTGACCCAGGAGTCTCGCCTGAAGCTCGAGGAGCTGGACGGTCTCGATCTGGTCTCCCTGCTGCAGGCCCACCTGCAGGCCGCCTGA
- a CDS encoding MATE family efflux transporter, which produces MMPASDAAATPTRGEVLRIATPLILSNLSVPLLGMVDTAVVGHMGEVHYLGAVAVGASVFSLLFLGLNFLRMASTGLASQATGAGDGDALRVLLLQGVLVGLACAALLLVLQHPVRELAMSLLGVNAAVGQAARAYFDVRIWSAPLVLVNFVLVGWLVGLARTRAVLAVTLTINLANILLDLLFVYGFGWGIRGVAAATVLAELLGLLAATLAARGGLASHPAPRLGLWSKATLDEAVAWRGLRQLFALNSNLLVRTLALQLAFLVLTGRGARLGEAILAVNAVLLTFQHVISYGLDGFAQAVEALVGRGLGARRRQAVERAVRYGFECAIAVAVVAAIMLAIGGGAAADLLTDQSAVREGVRRYLPWLVLSPLISLWSFIYDGAFIGATAAREMRNAMVFSTFAIYLPALWLFAGWGNHGLWAAFSLFMLARALTMGLAFRGAVLDRAGTGSEKV; this is translated from the coding sequence ATGATGCCTGCATCCGACGCTGCTGCCACGCCCACCCGCGGCGAAGTGTTGCGAATCGCCACGCCGCTGATCCTCTCCAACCTCTCCGTGCCGCTCCTCGGCATGGTGGACACGGCAGTGGTCGGCCACATGGGCGAAGTGCACTACCTGGGGGCCGTCGCCGTAGGCGCCAGCGTGTTCAGCCTGCTGTTCCTGGGCCTCAATTTCCTGCGCATGGCGAGCACCGGGTTGGCGTCGCAGGCGACGGGTGCGGGGGATGGCGACGCCCTGAGGGTGCTGTTGCTCCAGGGCGTGCTGGTGGGGCTCGCCTGCGCGGCGCTCCTCCTGGTGTTGCAGCACCCCGTGCGCGAACTGGCGATGTCCCTGCTCGGTGTGAATGCCGCAGTGGGGCAGGCGGCGCGCGCCTATTTCGACGTGCGCATCTGGAGCGCCCCGTTGGTGCTGGTGAACTTCGTGCTGGTGGGATGGCTGGTGGGCTTGGCGCGTACGCGGGCTGTGCTGGCGGTGACGCTCACGATCAACCTGGCCAACATCCTGCTCGATCTGTTGTTTGTGTACGGCTTCGGTTGGGGCATCAGGGGCGTCGCCGCGGCGACGGTGCTAGCGGAATTGCTAGGTTTGCTTGCTGCAACCCTCGCGGCACGCGGTGGGCTGGCGAGCCACCCGGCACCGCGTCTCGGTCTGTGGTCGAAAGCTACCTTGGACGAAGCGGTCGCCTGGCGTGGGCTACGTCAGCTCTTCGCTTTGAACAGCAACCTCCTCGTGCGCACGCTGGCGCTGCAGCTCGCTTTTCTGGTGCTAACGGGTCGGGGGGCGCGCCTGGGGGAGGCCATCCTCGCTGTGAACGCCGTGCTGCTCACCTTTCAGCATGTTATCTCCTACGGCTTGGATGGGTTCGCTCAAGCGGTGGAGGCCTTGGTCGGTCGTGGGCTCGGTGCTCGCCGACGGCAGGCGGTCGAACGCGCGGTACGCTACGGCTTCGAGTGTGCCATCGCCGTTGCCGTGGTGGCCGCGATTATGCTCGCCATCGGCGGCGGAGCGGCCGCCGACCTGCTCACCGATCAGAGCGCCGTGCGCGAGGGGGTGCGGCGCTACCTCCCCTGGCTCGTGCTCTCGCCCCTGATCAGCCTGTGGAGCTTTATCTACGACGGTGCCTTCATCGGGGCGACGGCCGCCCGCGAGATGCGAAACGCGATGGTGTTCTCCACCTTCGCGATTTACCTGCCCGCTCTGTGGCTGTTTGCGGGGTGGGGAAACCATGGCCTGTGGGCAGCTTTCTCCCTCTTCATGCTAGCGCGTGCGTTGACCATGGGCCTGGCCTTCAGGGGGGCAGTCCTCGACCGTGCGGGCACGGGATCAGAAAAAGTGTGA
- the moeB gene encoding molybdopterin-synthase adenylyltransferase MoeB: MTEHRLSGAARLRYARHLALPQVGEAGQHTIGRGRVLVIGLGGLGSPASLYLASAGIGELWLNDFDRVDGSNLQRQVLYRASDVGERKATAAAKALREVNGDVKLHPLDERLDQAGLRDAVGAVDVVLDGSDNFATRFAVNAACAQVGTPVVSGAAIRFEGQLAVFRHDRRRQHGEDTPCYRCLFAESDEANEDCQGNGVFAPLVGTVGTMMAAEALKLLLGVGEDSAGRLLTYDALNMHWRSLRFARDPACPVCA, encoded by the coding sequence ATGACCGAACACCGCTTGAGCGGCGCCGCTCGCCTTCGCTACGCCCGACACCTCGCCCTGCCCCAGGTAGGAGAGGCCGGACAACACACCATCGGTCGCGGGCGTGTGCTCGTCATCGGCCTCGGCGGACTCGGTTCACCGGCCAGCCTCTACCTTGCCTCGGCAGGCATCGGTGAGCTGTGGCTGAACGACTTCGATCGCGTGGACGGCTCGAACCTTCAACGCCAGGTGCTCTATCGAGCGAGCGATGTGGGCGAGCGTAAAGCGACGGCTGCCGCCAAGGCCCTGCGAGAGGTGAACGGCGACGTGAAGCTGCACCCGCTCGACGAGCGCCTGGACCAGGCGGGGCTGCGCGATGCGGTCGGTGCCGTCGACGTCGTCCTTGATGGCAGCGACAACTTCGCCACGCGCTTCGCCGTGAACGCGGCGTGCGCCCAGGTCGGCACGCCTGTGGTGTCAGGCGCGGCGATCCGCTTCGAAGGACAGCTCGCCGTGTTCCGGCACGATCGTCGTCGACAGCACGGCGAGGACACGCCGTGCTATCGCTGCCTGTTCGCCGAGAGCGATGAGGCCAACGAGGACTGCCAGGGCAACGGCGTCTTCGCTCCCCTCGTGGGCACGGTGGGCACCATGATGGCAGCGGAAGCCCTAAAGCTTTTGCTAGGGGTGGGCGAGGACAGCGCTGGGCGCTTGCTCACCTACGATGCACTGAACATGCACTGGCGGTCCTTGCGCTTCGCACGGGACCCGGCCTGCCCGGTATGCGCCTGA
- a CDS encoding NAD(P)H-quinone oxidoreductase, protein MRAIDIEDMGPNSRLVFVDRPDPAPAHDELLVRVVATAANRADLMQRAGHYPAPPGESEILGLEMAGEVVVAGEACERFAAGDAVCSLLAGGGFAEYVIIPEALAMAVPAGLDLAQAAALPEVFMTAWQTLVWQAQVQAGETVLVHAGASGVGTAATQIASALLDARVLVTASAPKHELCASLGASATIDYRTASFAERVSDLTGARGANVIVDFMGASYLDANIRAAALDGRIITLALMGGATAEQANLGLFFRKRLTLRASTLRNRSLQHKARLARAFEEHLAPAFTDGRLRPVIDRTLPWSEVEQAHALLARNETRGKVVLVVDPSAV, encoded by the coding sequence ATGCGCGCCATCGATATTGAGGACATGGGACCGAACAGCCGACTCGTGTTCGTCGACCGACCGGATCCAGCCCCCGCCCACGATGAGTTGCTCGTGCGCGTGGTGGCCACCGCCGCCAACCGCGCCGATCTCATGCAACGGGCCGGTCACTACCCGGCGCCACCGGGCGAGAGCGAGATTCTGGGCCTTGAGATGGCAGGTGAAGTGGTGGTGGCCGGCGAGGCCTGCGAGCGCTTCGCGGCGGGGGATGCGGTGTGCAGCCTGCTCGCCGGCGGCGGTTTTGCCGAATACGTGATCATCCCCGAAGCACTGGCGATGGCGGTGCCGGCGGGCCTGGATCTGGCGCAGGCGGCAGCCCTGCCAGAGGTGTTCATGACGGCCTGGCAGACCCTGGTCTGGCAAGCCCAGGTGCAGGCCGGGGAGACCGTACTCGTCCATGCTGGCGCGAGCGGCGTGGGCACGGCGGCCACCCAAATCGCCAGCGCCCTCCTCGACGCGCGCGTGCTGGTCACGGCCAGCGCCCCAAAGCACGAACTGTGCGCCTCCCTCGGCGCCAGCGCGACGATCGACTACCGAACAGCATCATTCGCCGAACGGGTGAGCGACCTGACCGGCGCACGCGGCGCCAACGTGATCGTAGACTTCATGGGTGCCTCCTACCTGGACGCCAATATCCGTGCTGCTGCCCTGGACGGGCGCATCATCACCCTGGCGCTCATGGGCGGCGCCACGGCCGAGCAGGCCAACCTGGGGTTGTTCTTCCGCAAGCGACTCACCCTTCGCGCCTCGACCCTGCGCAATCGCTCGCTGCAGCACAAGGCGCGGCTGGCGAGGGCCTTCGAAGAGCACCTGGCGCCCGCCTTCACCGACGGCCGTCTGCGACCGGTGATCGATCGCACCCTGCCGTGGTCGGAGGTGGAACAGGCGCACGCCCTGCTCGCCCGCAACGAGACCCGGGGTAAGGTGGTGCTGGTCGTGGACCCGAGCGCTGTCTAG
- a CDS encoding bifunctional diguanylate cyclase/phosphodiesterase has product MTSPTLTAERSSPPRAGEAPGVPPQALHLWELVSSASTPLGVVDEAGTVVHSNRALDELLDQVAFLRDWLGEVDATQAMRTSVPVEGQAPVELYLEAVRDGHRLLFAWWEHDAEAGADRDPLTGLGSRARFERLLHNDRYDTLLLLDLDRFKAVNDTLGHNAGDQLLKLAAKRLLKAIRNDDPIVRLGGDEFAIFHSAGESGLGTAEKIASRIIKLIGGPFLVESQTVHVGVSVGIASLRTGHTSREELYRHADLALYAAKANGRNRYWCFEETLEEQANDRRAMEAQLRQALILGQLRLYYQPQVATADHRVNGIEALLRWDHPERGELTPEHFVPMAEEIGEIRSIGEWVLCNACAHAAQWPDDLPVAVNVSAGQIVDPRFIDTIKRALEGAGLAPERLELEVTESVLMSNLPLILERLTEAKALGVSVTLDEFGTGYSSLNYLNRFPFGRIKIARSFVRGQQDDPRARSLVKCVLALGESLGISTLAAGIETQAQCDALLAIGCREGQGWLFGAPLTREDLDAYLRHQLPSTTTTT; this is encoded by the coding sequence TTGACCTCACCTACGCTCACCGCTGAACGATCCTCGCCCCCTCGCGCTGGCGAGGCACCGGGTGTACCGCCGCAGGCCCTCCACCTGTGGGAGCTCGTGTCCTCGGCGAGCACGCCGCTCGGCGTGGTGGATGAGGCCGGTACGGTGGTGCACAGCAACCGGGCCCTGGATGAACTTCTCGATCAGGTTGCCTTTCTGCGCGACTGGCTGGGCGAGGTGGACGCCACCCAGGCGATGCGGACGTCCGTCCCGGTGGAGGGCCAGGCGCCGGTAGAGCTCTACCTCGAGGCCGTACGCGACGGCCACCGCCTGCTCTTCGCTTGGTGGGAACACGATGCCGAGGCCGGTGCCGACCGGGACCCACTCACGGGACTTGGCAGTCGCGCCCGTTTCGAGCGCCTGCTCCACAACGATCGCTACGACACCCTGCTGCTGCTGGATCTCGATCGCTTCAAGGCCGTCAACGACACGCTCGGTCACAACGCCGGGGACCAGCTCCTGAAGCTGGCCGCCAAGCGACTCCTGAAGGCGATTCGCAACGACGATCCGATCGTTCGTCTCGGCGGCGATGAGTTCGCCATCTTCCATTCGGCGGGAGAGAGCGGGCTGGGGACTGCCGAGAAGATCGCCTCGCGCATTATCAAGCTGATCGGTGGCCCGTTCCTGGTGGAATCGCAAACGGTGCATGTGGGGGTGAGCGTGGGGATCGCCTCTCTGCGCACCGGTCACACGTCCCGTGAGGAGCTGTACCGCCATGCAGACCTCGCCCTGTACGCGGCCAAGGCCAACGGTCGCAACCGCTATTGGTGCTTCGAGGAGACGCTGGAGGAGCAGGCCAACGACCGCCGAGCGATGGAGGCGCAGCTGCGCCAGGCCCTGATCCTGGGGCAGCTACGGCTCTACTACCAACCTCAGGTGGCGACGGCGGATCATCGCGTGAACGGTATCGAGGCCTTGCTGCGCTGGGACCATCCCGAGCGCGGCGAGCTCACGCCGGAGCACTTCGTGCCGATGGCAGAGGAGATCGGCGAGATCCGCTCCATCGGTGAGTGGGTGTTGTGCAATGCCTGCGCGCACGCGGCGCAATGGCCCGACGATCTGCCTGTGGCGGTTAACGTCTCTGCTGGGCAAATCGTGGACCCGCGTTTCATCGACACCATAAAGCGAGCGTTGGAAGGTGCCGGGTTGGCGCCAGAACGCTTGGAGCTGGAGGTGACCGAGTCGGTCCTGATGTCGAACCTCCCGTTGATCCTGGAGCGACTCACCGAGGCCAAGGCGTTGGGGGTGTCCGTTACCCTCGATGAGTTCGGCACGGGCTACTCCTCCCTCAATTACCTCAATCGCTTCCCCTTCGGTCGCATCAAGATTGCGCGCTCCTTCGTGCGGGGGCAGCAGGACGACCCACGCGCCCGAAGCCTCGTGAAGTGCGTCCTGGCCCTGGGCGAGAGCTTGGGCATCAGCACTCTGGCGGCGGGGATCGAGACCCAAGCCCAATGTGACGCGCTCCTCGCCATCGGCTGTCGCGAAGGCCAGGGCTGGCTGTTCGGGGCCCCCCTGACCCGAGAGGACCTCGACGCTTACCTGCGCCACCAACTCCCGTCCACCACGACCACCACATAG
- the prmC gene encoding peptide chain release factor N(5)-glutamine methyltransferase, translating into MTEQEISILQVLAHARERGLERLDAEVLVARALGRPRSWLRAWPEHTCTASEFDACDALIGRRAHGEPIAYILGEREFWSLPLRVDEHALIPRPDTETLVQRALRLRDAIDRWASPVARVLDLGTGSGAIALALASEAPHWHLTATDVNRETLRLAGINAERLGLTLHLRHGHWWQALDDEPPFHLIVSNPPYLPQDDPHLREGDLRFEPRTALVSGEDGLDALREIVGGARSHLRDGGWLLVEHGYQQGPAVRDLFASAGYEDIETDLDLNGHERVTLGRCPQYPHLHTLSR; encoded by the coding sequence ATGACGGAGCAGGAGATCTCGATCTTGCAGGTGCTCGCCCACGCCCGTGAACGCGGCCTCGAGCGCCTCGACGCGGAGGTGCTGGTGGCGCGCGCCCTCGGCCGCCCGCGCAGCTGGCTGCGGGCCTGGCCCGAGCATACGTGCACGGCCTCGGAATTCGATGCGTGCGACGCCCTGATCGGCCGCCGCGCTCACGGCGAACCGATCGCCTACATCCTCGGCGAGCGGGAGTTCTGGTCCCTTCCCCTGCGCGTGGACGAGCACGCCCTGATCCCACGCCCGGATACGGAGACCCTCGTGCAACGGGCGCTGCGCTTGCGCGACGCCATCGACCGCTGGGCCAGTCCCGTCGCCCGCGTCTTAGACCTCGGCACGGGCAGTGGCGCGATCGCCCTCGCCCTCGCCAGTGAAGCGCCCCACTGGCACCTCACCGCGACGGACGTCAACCGAGAGACCCTGCGCCTCGCCGGCATCAACGCCGAACGCCTCGGCCTGACCTTGCACTTACGACACGGCCATTGGTGGCAGGCACTGGACGATGAGCCCCCCTTCCACCTCATCGTCTCCAATCCGCCCTATCTCCCACAGGATGACCCTCACCTGCGCGAGGGCGATCTGCGCTTCGAGCCACGCACCGCCCTCGTCAGCGGCGAGGACGGCCTCGACGCCTTGCGCGAGATCGTCGGTGGCGCGCGCTCACACCTGCGAGACGGCGGCTGGCTACTCGTCGAACACGGTTACCAACAGGGCCCGGCCGTGCGCGACCTGTTCGCCAGCGCCGGCTACGAAGACATCGAAACGGACCTGGATCTGAACGGCCACGAGCGCGTCACCCTCGGACGCTGCCCACAGTATCCTCACCTCCACACACTGTCTCGATAG